A region from the Streptomyces lydicus genome encodes:
- a CDS encoding WhiB family transcriptional regulator — MTELFQELLVEEADEELGWQERALCAQTDPESFFPEKGGSTREAKKVCLACEVRSECLEYALANDERFGIWGGLSERERRRLKKAAV, encoded by the coding sequence ATGACCGAGCTGTTCCAGGAATTGCTGGTCGAGGAGGCGGACGAGGAGCTCGGCTGGCAGGAGCGCGCACTGTGCGCCCAGACCGACCCCGAGTCCTTCTTCCCGGAGAAGGGTGGCTCCACCCGCGAGGCCAAGAAGGTCTGTCTCGCCTGCGAAGTCCGGTCCGAATGCCTGGAGTACGCGCTCGCCAATGACGAGCGCTTCGGCATTTGGGGCGGCCTGTCCGAGCGCGAGCGGCGCCGGCTGAAGAAGGCCGCCGTCTGA
- a CDS encoding cysteine dioxygenase, whose product MNSDVQIAGDPLAIPHLLPPVPAHPTTVAGFAGLARSIAADRAAWAPLVRYDTTTRWYYRLRQGPGYEVWLLSWVPGQGSGRHDHGASSGVLTVLEGELTEHTATGARTLAAGAQRVFAPGYVHEVVNDALTPAVSLHLYSPGLTDMPMHPGQATAAGGATAPSEVLAP is encoded by the coding sequence ATGAACAGCGACGTCCAGATCGCCGGCGACCCGCTCGCCATCCCCCACCTCCTGCCGCCCGTTCCCGCGCACCCCACCACCGTCGCCGGCTTCGCGGGGCTGGCCCGCTCGATCGCCGCCGACCGCGCCGCCTGGGCGCCGCTCGTCCGCTACGACACCACCACCCGCTGGTACTACCGGCTGCGCCAGGGCCCCGGCTACGAGGTGTGGCTGCTGAGCTGGGTGCCGGGGCAGGGCAGCGGCCGGCACGACCACGGGGCGTCCTCCGGGGTGCTGACCGTACTGGAGGGCGAGTTGACCGAGCACACCGCGACCGGGGCCCGTACGCTCGCGGCCGGCGCCCAGCGGGTGTTCGCCCCGGGCTACGTCCACGAGGTCGTCAACGACGCCCTGACCCCCGCGGTCAGCCTGCACCTCTACTCCCCGGGCCTGACCGATATGCCGATGCACCCCGGCCAGGCCACGGCCGCCGGTGGCGCGACCGCTCCGTCCGAGGTACTGGCCCCCTGA
- a CDS encoding SIS domain-containing protein, with product MLDESLLDTPDALAGADRFGLLRGVAESGARVRTAARSAAEAGILELTPDGRPRAVLVAGPGPAAAGVADLLRALGGGSCPVTLIPPTGVAPLPGALRWTLPGWAGPLDLLLLPGPDAADPGLAELVEQAYRRGCSVVAVTPAGGPLADAVVQARGLAVPLATTPYDAEFDVEGAPPAAPGTLWSVLIPLLALADRIGLLSAPPEDLGKLADRLDQLAERCGPAIPTYTNPGKTLAADLADSFPLIWTEGTIAGAIGRHFATELSGLAGRPALAAELPEALATHRTLLAGALAAGADPDDFFRDRVEQPAAMHARVVLLREQEPGPLSATRAAQALAEERDTAVSELEPDAGTDLEKAAELLAIVDFGAVYLALAGTE from the coding sequence ATGCTCGACGAGTCACTCCTCGACACCCCTGACGCACTGGCGGGCGCGGACCGCTTTGGTCTGCTGCGCGGCGTCGCCGAATCCGGCGCCCGGGTCCGCACCGCCGCCCGCAGCGCCGCCGAAGCAGGCATCCTCGAACTCACCCCCGACGGGCGGCCGCGCGCCGTCCTCGTCGCCGGACCCGGACCCGCCGCGGCCGGTGTCGCCGACCTCCTGCGGGCGCTCGGCGGCGGCAGCTGCCCGGTCACCCTGATCCCGCCCACCGGAGTCGCCCCGCTGCCCGGCGCCCTGCGGTGGACCCTGCCCGGCTGGGCCGGACCCCTGGACCTGCTGCTGCTCCCCGGCCCGGACGCCGCCGACCCCGGCCTCGCCGAGCTGGTCGAGCAGGCCTACCGCCGCGGCTGCTCCGTCGTCGCCGTCACCCCGGCAGGCGGTCCGCTCGCCGACGCCGTCGTCCAGGCCCGCGGCCTGGCCGTCCCGCTGGCGACCACCCCCTACGACGCCGAATTCGACGTCGAGGGCGCCCCGCCGGCCGCCCCCGGCACCCTCTGGTCGGTACTCATCCCGCTGCTCGCACTCGCCGACCGGATCGGCCTGCTCAGCGCCCCGCCGGAGGACCTGGGCAAGCTCGCCGACCGCCTCGACCAGCTCGCCGAACGCTGCGGCCCGGCCATCCCGACGTACACCAACCCCGGCAAGACCCTCGCCGCCGACCTCGCGGACTCCTTCCCGCTGATCTGGACCGAGGGCACCATCGCCGGCGCCATCGGCCGGCACTTCGCCACCGAGCTGTCCGGACTCGCCGGCCGCCCCGCGCTCGCCGCCGAGCTGCCCGAAGCGCTCGCCACCCACCGCACCCTGCTCGCCGGTGCGCTGGCCGCCGGCGCCGACCCCGACGACTTCTTCCGCGACCGGGTCGAGCAGCCCGCCGCGATGCACGCCAGAGTCGTGCTGCTGCGCGAGCAGGAGCCCGGCCCGCTGTCCGCCACCCGCGCCGCCCAGGCGCTCGCCGAGGAGCGCGACACCGCCGTCAGCGAACTGGAACCGGACGCCGGCACCGATCTGGAGAAGGCCGCGGAACTACTCGCCATCGTGGATTTCGGCGCCGTTTACCTGGCGCTCGCCGGCACCGAGTGA
- a CDS encoding glycosyltransferase family 2 protein, giving the protein MSVHSQPAAQAASYAAATPEFPRHVVTAVIVSHDGARWLPDALTGLLGQERPVQNVIGADTGSADRSAQLLAEAIGDQRVLHLARRSGFGTAVDEAVRTAPEPGPDDLPYLRRPSGWDPVSRTWRDEAYDMPELPHGEPVQWLWLLHDDCAPEPDALAELLRVADASPSTVIVGPKLRSWYDRRQLLEAGVSIARSGRRWTGLDRREQDQGQHDQVRPVLSVSTAGMLIRRDVYEELGGFDRRLPLMRDDVDLCWRAQAAGHQVLVAPDAILRHAEAAARERRPIDCVGRSVANPHRVDKAGAVYTLLTNTRGAILPYVLLRLLIGTFLRVIAYLVGKVPGQALDELAGLFGTLLRPGKILAARKKRGRPAVDTGELRPLFPPPGATVRATVEQVAGNLAGRAAPDVASAGRHGAVESGPGGDDADFLEVEQFARLKRIARKPAPVLFLVLLLVSLTACRGLLGSGALTGGAMLPAPGSVSDLWSAYLDSWHAVGVGGSASAPPYLAVVALVSSIFLGSTGFTVTLLLVCSVPLAGLTAYFASRPLVASRLLRAWASIAYAFLPAAAGALAGGRLGTAVLAVLLPLMARAAVAASGLRLPAGTRPSWRATWAYALLITFTMAFTPVVWPIAVLLGIGLLVLRFAGGRRDQLGAHALRFLVVLLAPLVVLAPWSLSLLTQPSRFFQEAGLGYGAGSASVLDLIGISPGGPKAVGGVLLFGIVAAALAATLRDERQRAIRIAWAVALAGLLFAALGNGSGWTGPAMLVYGLALLCAAAIGAEGIRTRMASLGFGWKQPVAVLIALASVLAPLYAAVSWMITGAAGPLERRNPEQVPAFVAEEAGTSDRARTLVLDGTPGHVDYSLVRGSGAELGDADLAAAAGEDKRLGGIVAHLVAGSGADQTNQLGGYAVRYVLVRGGAPREMGRVLDSTPGLTRLSQDDGSALWRVDRRVSRVSIVAGEAKDGTSAGEAAAPVPVPSGPVEAHTKVPAGADGRVLRLADAADEGWQATLNGTPLKPRTVDGWAQGFTLPAGGGTLDLTHENPLGHTLWMWAQGLLAVVLVVLALPGRRREIDDDLPEDTVAAQAAAATGDGRRARRLRAQAEAAGTPEGAGSGIPGARTGEQPLDPAADPMAAVDPMAPADPMAAADPMAAAAPAQDADGMPAGAGPLGDADPYGAVPQQQAYDAWQAAPQGEPGVPGHPGDQQPYAPGDPYQAGPYGRPPYPPGDPYQAAGPYAADPYQAGAYDPYGYGQQQYGDGGPQHQQPYDDGTEYPGYSGSHPEPRRDGSDQQ; this is encoded by the coding sequence ATGTCCGTGCACAGCCAGCCGGCGGCCCAGGCCGCCTCATACGCAGCCGCCACCCCAGAGTTCCCGAGGCACGTCGTCACCGCCGTGATCGTCTCCCATGACGGCGCCCGCTGGCTGCCCGACGCGCTCACCGGCCTGCTCGGCCAGGAGCGCCCGGTGCAGAACGTCATCGGCGCCGACACCGGCAGCGCTGACCGCTCCGCCCAGCTGCTCGCCGAGGCCATCGGGGACCAGCGGGTGCTCCACCTCGCCCGCCGCTCCGGATTCGGCACCGCCGTCGACGAGGCCGTCCGCACGGCCCCCGAACCCGGCCCCGACGACCTGCCGTATCTGCGCCGCCCCAGCGGCTGGGACCCGGTCAGCCGCACCTGGCGCGACGAGGCCTACGACATGCCGGAGCTGCCGCACGGCGAACCGGTCCAGTGGCTGTGGCTGCTGCACGACGACTGCGCGCCCGAGCCGGACGCGCTCGCCGAGCTGCTGCGGGTCGCCGACGCCAGCCCCTCGACGGTCATCGTCGGCCCCAAGCTGCGCAGCTGGTACGACCGCCGGCAGCTGCTCGAAGCCGGCGTCAGCATCGCCCGCAGCGGTCGCCGTTGGACCGGCCTGGACCGCCGCGAACAGGACCAGGGCCAGCACGACCAGGTCCGCCCCGTGCTGTCCGTCTCCACCGCCGGCATGCTCATCCGCCGTGACGTCTACGAGGAGTTGGGCGGCTTCGACCGCCGGCTGCCGCTGATGCGCGACGACGTCGACCTGTGCTGGCGCGCCCAGGCCGCGGGACACCAGGTGCTGGTCGCGCCGGACGCGATCCTGCGGCACGCCGAGGCCGCCGCCCGCGAGCGCCGCCCCATCGACTGCGTCGGCCGGAGCGTCGCCAACCCGCACCGCGTCGACAAGGCCGGCGCCGTCTACACCCTGCTCACCAACACCCGCGGCGCGATCCTCCCGTACGTCCTGCTGCGACTGCTGATCGGCACCTTCCTGCGGGTCATCGCCTACCTCGTCGGCAAGGTCCCGGGCCAGGCGCTCGACGAGCTCGCCGGACTCTTCGGCACCCTGCTGCGGCCCGGCAAGATCCTCGCCGCACGGAAGAAGAGAGGCCGCCCGGCGGTCGACACCGGCGAACTGCGGCCGCTCTTCCCGCCACCCGGCGCGACCGTGCGGGCCACCGTCGAACAGGTCGCCGGCAACCTCGCCGGGCGGGCCGCGCCGGATGTGGCCTCGGCCGGCCGGCACGGCGCGGTCGAGTCCGGGCCCGGCGGCGACGACGCCGACTTCCTGGAGGTCGAGCAGTTCGCCCGGCTCAAGCGGATCGCCCGCAAGCCCGCACCGGTGCTCTTCCTCGTCCTGCTGCTGGTCTCGCTGACCGCCTGCCGCGGCCTGCTCGGCTCCGGGGCGCTGACCGGCGGTGCGATGCTGCCCGCGCCCGGCAGCGTGTCCGATCTGTGGTCGGCCTACCTCGACAGCTGGCATGCGGTCGGGGTCGGCGGCAGCGCCTCCGCGCCGCCCTACCTGGCCGTCGTCGCCCTGGTGTCGAGCATCTTCCTCGGCTCCACCGGCTTCACCGTCACCCTGCTGCTGGTCTGCTCCGTCCCGCTGGCCGGCCTCACCGCCTACTTCGCCTCCCGCCCGCTGGTCGCCTCCCGACTGCTGCGGGCCTGGGCGAGCATCGCCTATGCCTTCCTGCCCGCGGCCGCCGGTGCGCTGGCCGGTGGCCGGCTGGGCACCGCGGTGCTCGCCGTCCTGCTGCCGCTGATGGCGCGCGCCGCCGTCGCGGCGAGCGGACTGCGGCTGCCCGCGGGCACCCGGCCCAGCTGGCGCGCCACCTGGGCGTACGCGCTGCTGATCACCTTCACCATGGCCTTCACCCCGGTCGTCTGGCCGATCGCGGTGCTGCTCGGCATCGGGCTGCTGGTGCTGCGCTTCGCCGGTGGCCGGCGCGACCAGCTGGGCGCCCACGCGCTGCGGTTCCTGGTCGTGCTCCTCGCGCCGCTCGTCGTGCTCGCCCCCTGGTCCCTGTCGCTGCTGACCCAGCCGTCCCGCTTCTTCCAGGAGGCCGGCCTCGGCTACGGCGCGGGCTCCGCCTCGGTGCTCGACCTCATCGGGATCAGCCCCGGCGGCCCCAAGGCCGTCGGCGGGGTGCTGCTCTTCGGCATCGTGGCGGCCGCGCTGGCCGCGACCCTGCGCGACGAGCGGCAGCGCGCGATCCGCATCGCCTGGGCGGTGGCCCTGGCCGGCCTGCTGTTCGCGGCGCTGGGCAACGGCTCCGGCTGGACCGGGCCCGCGATGCTCGTCTACGGCCTGGCGCTGCTGTGCGCGGCCGCGATCGGCGCCGAGGGCATCCGCACCCGGATGGCCAGCCTCGGCTTCGGCTGGAAGCAGCCGGTCGCCGTGCTGATCGCGCTGGCGTCGGTGCTCGCCCCGCTCTACGCCGCGGTCAGCTGGATGATCACCGGTGCCGCCGGTCCGCTGGAGCGGCGCAATCCGGAGCAGGTCCCGGCCTTCGTCGCCGAGGAGGCCGGCACCTCCGACCGGGCCCGCACCCTGGTCCTCGACGGCACCCCGGGACATGTCGACTACTCCCTCGTCCGTGGCTCCGGAGCCGAGCTCGGTGACGCCGACCTGGCCGCCGCGGCGGGCGAGGACAAGCGGCTCGGCGGCATCGTCGCCCACCTCGTGGCCGGCTCCGGCGCCGACCAGACCAACCAGCTCGGTGGCTACGCGGTCCGCTACGTCCTGGTCAGGGGCGGGGCACCGCGCGAGATGGGCCGGGTGCTGGACTCGACTCCGGGGCTGACCCGGCTCAGCCAGGACGACGGCAGCGCCCTGTGGCGCGTCGACCGCCGGGTCTCGCGGGTCTCGATCGTCGCGGGCGAGGCCAAGGACGGCACCAGCGCCGGCGAGGCCGCCGCGCCCGTCCCCGTACCGTCCGGCCCCGTCGAGGCGCACACCAAGGTGCCCGCCGGTGCCGACGGCCGGGTGCTGCGCCTTGCGGACGCCGCCGACGAGGGCTGGCAGGCCACGCTCAACGGCACCCCGCTCAAGCCGCGCACCGTCGACGGCTGGGCCCAGGGCTTCACGCTCCCCGCGGGCGGCGGCACCCTCGACCTCACCCACGAGAACCCGCTCGGCCACACCCTCTGGATGTGGGCGCAGGGCCTGCTCGCCGTCGTCCTGGTGGTCCTGGCGCTGCCGGGCCGCCGCCGGGAGATCGACGACGACCTGCCCGAGGACACGGTTGCCGCGCAGGCCGCCGCGGCGACCGGCGACGGCCGCCGGGCCCGGCGCCTGCGGGCCCAGGCCGAGGCCGCGGGCACCCCCGAGGGGGCCGGTTCCGGCATCCCCGGGGCCCGGACGGGGGAGCAGCCCCTCGACCCGGCCGCCGACCCGATGGCCGCGGTGGATCCGATGGCTCCCGCCGATCCGATGGCCGCCGCCGACCCGATGGCCGCGGCGGCCCCCGCCCAGGACGCGGACGGCATGCCCGCCGGCGCCGGCCCCCTGGGGGACGCCGACCCGTACGGCGCCGTGCCGCAGCAGCAGGCGTACGACGCCTGGCAGGCGGCCCCGCAGGGCGAGCCCGGTGTGCCGGGCCACCCCGGCGACCAGCAGCCCTACGCCCCCGGCGACCCTTACCAGGCCGGGCCGTACGGCCGGCCGCCCTACCCGCCGGGCGACCCCTACCAGGCAGCGGGCCCGTACGCCGCGGACCCCTACCAGGCGGGCGCCTACGACCCGTACGGGTACGGGCAGCAGCAGTACGGCGACGGCGGGCCGCAGCACCAGCAGCCCTACGACGACGGCACCGAGTACCCGGGGTACTCCGGCTCCCACCCCGAGCCGCGCCGTGACGGGAGCGACCAGCAGTGA
- a CDS encoding DUF5719 family protein — translation MKRTMMSLIGVSVALAAVTGVAAVATPGGGADDAPRGGNRLPVQRSALLCPAPTSSEVGETAYTAFAPQGAAAGADGKKGTAQLLPAGTVKDAGGTDGGKGKDKGKGKKGAKGGAADSAAGQAVPPRDTKPVVPLRQAGRPVTTTTDSADAPALVGTADGTLAPGWTVQQTTSVAAGAGRGLLGLGCTAPDTTFWFPGVSTATDRQDYVHLTNPDSTPAVVDLELRGKDGALAGSAGEDISVPPHTTVPVLLSTLTDTPATNATLHVVAREGRVGAAVQANDSKLGSDWLPPAADPSPSVVLPGVPKDATSVRLVALAPGESDADLKVQLATPTGMITPAGVETLHLKSGMTTAVDLKDLTKGEAGSLVLTPSDSGSKVPVAAALRVTRGKGAKQEMAFIPATRPVEKRATAVDNRGKDATLSLVAPEKGKDAKVKVTASAGSGGGTPVTKTYTVKGGTSLDAVPPRPTGLKGSYALTVEPESGSGPVYASRMLARPQGGVPAFTVQPMPDDRGSVLVPTAGQDLSVLTD, via the coding sequence GTGAAGCGCACCATGATGTCCCTGATCGGCGTGAGTGTGGCGCTGGCCGCCGTCACCGGTGTCGCCGCCGTGGCCACACCGGGCGGCGGCGCCGACGACGCCCCCCGCGGCGGCAACCGGCTGCCGGTCCAGCGCTCCGCGCTGCTGTGCCCGGCCCCGACCTCCTCCGAGGTCGGCGAGACCGCCTACACCGCCTTCGCGCCCCAGGGAGCCGCCGCCGGCGCGGACGGCAAGAAGGGCACCGCCCAGCTGCTGCCCGCCGGGACGGTCAAGGACGCCGGCGGCACGGACGGCGGCAAGGGCAAGGACAAGGGCAAGGGCAAGAAGGGCGCCAAGGGAGGCGCCGCGGACTCCGCCGCCGGGCAGGCCGTCCCGCCCCGCGACACCAAGCCCGTCGTGCCCCTCCGGCAGGCCGGACGCCCGGTCACCACGACCACCGACAGCGCCGACGCCCCCGCCCTCGTGGGCACGGCGGACGGCACCCTCGCCCCCGGCTGGACCGTCCAGCAGACCACCTCGGTCGCCGCGGGCGCCGGCCGTGGCCTCCTGGGCCTGGGCTGTACCGCCCCCGACACCACGTTCTGGTTCCCCGGCGTCAGCACCGCCACCGACCGCCAGGATTACGTCCACCTCACCAACCCCGACTCGACCCCGGCCGTCGTCGACCTCGAACTGCGCGGCAAGGACGGGGCGTTGGCAGGTTCGGCCGGCGAGGACATTTCCGTCCCGCCGCACACCACGGTCCCCGTCCTGCTCTCCACCCTCACCGACACCCCCGCCACCAACGCGACCCTGCATGTCGTCGCCCGCGAGGGCCGGGTCGGCGCCGCCGTGCAGGCGAACGACAGCAAGCTCGGCAGCGACTGGCTGCCGCCTGCCGCCGACCCGTCGCCGAGCGTGGTGCTGCCCGGTGTCCCCAAGGACGCCACCTCCGTCCGGCTGGTCGCCCTCGCCCCCGGTGAGTCCGACGCCGACCTGAAGGTGCAACTGGCCACCCCGACCGGGATGATCACCCCAGCCGGAGTGGAGACCCTGCACCTCAAGAGCGGGATGACCACGGCGGTGGACCTCAAGGACCTGACCAAGGGCGAAGCCGGCTCGCTGGTGCTCACGCCCTCCGACAGCGGCTCCAAGGTCCCGGTCGCGGCCGCGCTGCGGGTGACCCGCGGCAAGGGCGCCAAGCAGGAGATGGCGTTCATCCCCGCGACCCGGCCCGTCGAGAAGCGCGCCACCGCCGTCGACAACCGCGGCAAGGACGCCACCCTCTCGCTGGTCGCCCCCGAGAAGGGCAAGGACGCCAAGGTGAAGGTCACCGCGTCGGCCGGCAGCGGCGGCGGGACTCCGGTCACCAAGACGTACACGGTCAAGGGCGGCACCAGCCTCGATGCCGTCCCGCCCCGCCCCACGGGCCTGAAGGGGAGCTACGCCCTGACCGTGGAGCCGGAGTCCGGCAGCGGCCCCGTCTACGCGTCCCGCATGCTGGCCCGGCCCCAGGGCGGGGTGCCCGCCTTCACCGTCCAGCCGATGCCCGACGACCGGGGCTCGGTGCTCGTCCCGACCGCGGGCCAGGACCTGTCGGTCCTCACGGACTGA
- a CDS encoding metallopeptidase family protein, producing MDSPVPPRPAQPRIRRRDRHGRGMRGPIAPPQVPLSVTRADAFVDLVYDSRDRLERRWPQLSQVDFLVLEVPGFGPDDGPDAAADEETVPLGRVAPAAGGYRDRIVIYRRPVEIRTKSRDERALLVHEVVVEQVAELLGLSPESVDPRYGQD from the coding sequence ATGGACAGTCCTGTACCTCCCCGACCGGCGCAGCCGCGGATCCGCCGCCGCGACCGCCACGGCCGCGGCATGCGCGGCCCGATCGCGCCGCCCCAGGTGCCGCTGTCGGTGACCCGCGCCGACGCGTTCGTGGATCTTGTCTATGACTCCCGGGACCGGTTGGAGCGGCGCTGGCCGCAGCTCTCCCAGGTCGACTTCCTCGTCCTGGAGGTGCCCGGGTTCGGGCCGGACGACGGGCCGGATGCGGCTGCCGACGAGGAGACCGTGCCGCTGGGGCGGGTGGCGCCGGCCGCGGGCGGATATCGCGACCGGATCGTGATCTACCGCAGGCCGGTGGAGATCCGGACGAAGAGCCGGGACGAGCGGGCGCTGCTGGTGCACGAGGTCGTGGTCGAGCAGGTCGCCGAACTGCTGGGGCTGTCCCCGGAGTCGGTGGACCCGCGCTACGGCCAGGACTGA
- a CDS encoding phosphomannomutase/phosphoglucomutase gives MTDLSQIVKAYDVRGVVPTQWDETLAELFGAAFAEITGADAIVTGHDMRPSSPGLSRAFARGAAGRGADVTEIGLCSTDELYFASGALGLPGAMFTASHNPARYNGIKMCRAGAAPVGQDTGLAEIRALVERWSDEGAPEPVAASGSVTQRDVLGDYAAHLRGLVDLSGIRPLKVVVDAGNGMGGHTVPTVFEGLPLELDAMYFELDGSFPNHEANPLDPKNIVDLQARVRERGADLGLAFDGDADRCFVVDENGDPVSPSAITALVAARELAKHPGGTVIHNLITSWSVPEVVKENGGAPVRTRVGHSFIKEEMAKTGAIFGGEHSAHYYFRDFWNADTGMLAAMHVLAALGGQQGPLSQLVAQYDRYAASGEINSTVDDQTGRLAAIKAAYQGRDGVALDELDGLTITADDWWFNVRASNTEPLLRLNVEARDRATADRIRDEALGIIRA, from the coding sequence GTGACTGATCTGTCGCAGATCGTGAAGGCGTATGACGTACGCGGCGTCGTCCCCACCCAGTGGGACGAGACCCTGGCCGAGCTGTTCGGAGCCGCCTTCGCCGAGATCACCGGCGCGGACGCGATCGTGACCGGACACGACATGCGGCCCTCCTCGCCCGGCCTGTCCCGCGCGTTCGCCCGCGGCGCCGCGGGCCGCGGCGCGGACGTCACGGAGATCGGTCTCTGCTCGACCGACGAGCTGTACTTCGCCAGCGGCGCCCTCGGCCTGCCCGGCGCCATGTTCACCGCCTCGCACAACCCCGCCCGGTACAACGGCATCAAGATGTGCCGGGCGGGCGCGGCGCCGGTCGGCCAGGACACCGGTCTCGCCGAGATCCGTGCGCTGGTCGAGCGCTGGTCCGACGAGGGCGCCCCGGAGCCGGTCGCCGCATCGGGCAGTGTGACCCAGCGGGACGTCCTCGGTGACTACGCCGCCCACCTGCGCGGCCTGGTGGACCTCAGCGGCATCCGCCCGCTGAAGGTCGTGGTCGACGCGGGCAACGGCATGGGCGGCCACACCGTCCCCACCGTCTTCGAGGGCCTGCCGCTCGAACTCGACGCGATGTACTTCGAGTTGGACGGCTCGTTCCCCAACCACGAGGCCAACCCGCTGGATCCGAAGAACATCGTCGACCTCCAGGCGCGGGTGCGCGAGAGGGGCGCCGACCTCGGCCTCGCCTTCGACGGCGACGCCGACCGCTGCTTCGTCGTCGACGAGAACGGCGACCCGGTCTCCCCGTCCGCGATCACCGCCCTGGTCGCCGCCCGCGAACTGGCCAAGCACCCCGGCGGCACGGTGATCCACAACCTGATCACCTCCTGGTCGGTGCCGGAGGTCGTCAAGGAGAACGGCGGCGCACCGGTCCGCACCCGCGTCGGACACTCCTTCATCAAGGAGGAGATGGCCAAGACCGGCGCGATCTTCGGTGGTGAGCACTCCGCGCACTACTACTTCCGCGACTTCTGGAACGCCGACACCGGCATGCTCGCCGCGATGCACGTCCTGGCGGCCCTCGGCGGCCAGCAGGGCCCGCTGTCGCAGCTGGTCGCGCAGTACGACCGGTACGCGGCCTCCGGCGAGATCAACAGCACCGTCGACGACCAGACCGGCCGGCTCGCCGCGATCAAGGCGGCCTACCAGGGCCGGGACGGCGTCGCCCTCGACGAGCTGGACGGGCTGACCATCACCGCCGACGACTGGTGGTTCAACGTCCGCGCCTCCAACACCGAGCCGCTGCTCCGGCTGAACGTCGAGGCCCGCGACCGGGCGACCGCCGATCGGATCCGCGACGAGGCCCTGGGGATCATCCGCGCCTGA
- a CDS encoding DUF3499 domain-containing protein has product MGEPGESRRGPLKSAVPSNVVSPVRRCSRTACGRPAVATLTYVYADSTAVLGPLATYAEPHCYDLCAEHSERLTAPRGWEVVRLALDSAPPRPSGDDLEALANAVREAARPQERAAGAGGSPDPGARDAHPMEVARRGHLRVLRSPDS; this is encoded by the coding sequence TTGGGTGAGCCGGGGGAGAGTCGTCGCGGCCCGCTCAAGAGTGCGGTACCGTCCAACGTCGTGAGCCCTGTACGTCGCTGTTCGCGCACTGCGTGCGGCCGCCCCGCCGTCGCAACGCTGACGTACGTCTATGCGGATTCGACCGCCGTGCTCGGACCGCTCGCCACCTACGCCGAACCGCACTGCTACGACCTGTGCGCCGAGCACTCCGAGCGCCTGACCGCGCCCCGCGGCTGGGAAGTTGTCCGCCTCGCACTCGACTCCGCCCCGCCCCGCCCCAGCGGCGACGACCTCGAAGCCCTCGCGAACGCCGTACGCGAGGCGGCCCGCCCCCAGGAGCGCGCGGCCGGCGCCGGCGGCTCCCCGGACCCGGGCGCCCGCGACGCCCATCCCATGGAGGTCGCCCGCCGGGGCCATCTCCGGGTGCTGCGCTCACCGGATTCCTGA
- a CDS encoding Trm112 family protein gives MPVDASLIQILACPACHAPLDDRTADDPAELQCTSGDCGLAYPVRDGIPVLLVDEARSQGAGGTPSPA, from the coding sequence ATGCCGGTCGACGCCAGCCTGATCCAGATCCTCGCCTGCCCGGCGTGCCACGCCCCGCTCGACGACCGGACGGCCGACGACCCCGCCGAGCTGCAGTGCACCTCCGGCGACTGCGGTCTCGCCTACCCCGTCCGGGACGGCATCCCCGTACTCCTCGTCGACGAGGCCCGCTCCCAGGGCGCGGGCGGCACCCCCAGCCCCGCCTGA